In Schistocerca nitens isolate TAMUIC-IGC-003100 chromosome 10, iqSchNite1.1, whole genome shotgun sequence, a single window of DNA contains:
- the LOC126210460 gene encoding cell cycle control protein 50A gives MMTNIDEAVVKSKRPADSAFKQQRLAAWQPILTAGTVLPTFFVIGIAFIPVGIGLLHFSYEVKEFTLDYTECKEYLPDKRVHGSERCSDVIDKNRTCICQEDFTLTEEFAGKVYMYYGLSNFYQNHRRYVKSRDDNQLLGQLDQPPSKDCSPYDYTNDTTNKMPIAPCGAIANSLFSDKLTILSHRMDNQEVPMLRKGIAWPSDKQIKFRNPPAPNGNLSAAFQGYAKPLRWAKPVYELDPDDPENNGFQNEDLIVWMRTAALPEFRKLYRLVNHNATGYVDGLPRGNYTLRVQYNYQVNAFNGTKYMILSTTSLLGGKNPFLGIAYIVVGSVCLFLGIVFLFIHVKCGKSTSEMINVNPRTPYQ, from the coding sequence ATGATGACTAATATCGACGAGGCGGTTGTAAAGTCTAAGCGACCTGCAGACAGCGCCTTCAAACAGCAACGGTTGGCAGCATGGCAGCCGATATTGACAGCCGGCACAGTGCTACCAACGTTCTTCGTCATCGGCATCGCCTTCATCCCTGTCGGTATAGGTCTGCTGCACTTTTCGTACGAAGTAAAGGAATTCACACTCGATTACACCGAGTGTAAGGAATACCTGCCGGACAAGCGAGTACACGGCTCAGAAAGGTGCTCCGACGTCATCGACAAGAACCGGACATGCATCTGTCAAGAGGACTTCACACTCACCGAAGAATTCGCCGGCAAGGTGTACATGTACTATGGGCTGTCCAATTTCTACCAGAATCACCGGCGGTACGTCAAGTCGCGTGACGACAACCAGCTGTTGGGCCAACTCGATCAGCCTCCTTCCAAGGACTGCAGCCCGTACGATTACACGAACGACACTACCAACAAAATGCCTATAGCCCCCTGCGGTGCTATCGCCAACTCACTCTTCAGTGACAAACTGACGATTCTTTCACACCGGATGGACAATCAGGAAGTCCCAATGCTGCGCAAGGGAATCGCCTGGCCGTCTGACAAGCAAATCAAATTTCGCAACCCACCTGCACCCAACGGAAACTTGTCTGCAGCCTTCCAGGGTTACGCCAAACCCCTCCGCTGGGCTAAACCTGTCTACGAGCTCGATCCAGACGACCCGGAGAACAACGGTTTCCAGAATGAGGACCTCATTGTGTGGATGAGAACTGCAGCCTTGCCCGAGTTCAGGAAGCTCTACCGCCTCGTCAACCATAATGCTACCGGCTACGTCGATGGACTACCTCGTGGTAACTACACTCTAAGAGTTCAATACAACTACCAAGTAAACGCCTTTAATGGCACCAAATACATGATATTATCAACTACGTCGCTACTAGGTGGGAAAAATCCGTTTCTTGGCATTGCCTACATAGTCGTAGGATCCGTCTGCCTTTTCCTGGGCATAGTGTTCCTGTTCATCCATGTAAAATGTGGGAAGAGCACCTCGGAGATGATAAACGTAAATCCCAGGACTCCGTATCAGTAG